One Paenibacillus riograndensis SBR5 DNA segment encodes these proteins:
- a CDS encoding GerAB/ArcD/ProY family transporter: MIEKGKISAAQLGLLFYSVTAYDGILYIPKVTGKEAGHDLWLSPIWAHLLGLLFVLGMLRLSSRFPKETIIQYSVRLLGPWAGKAVGLVVILYGINLTSVILREFGDFISAVFLRETPPLIAIGGIVLLVAYAVRGGLEVLGRLAELFLPITFLVFGLLIILSIPEWDVNNILPVMGEGIAPSIKGALVPFSWFSGYLMLGLYFPFVSNQKKTTVCIVLTWFALMVTLSVSGLVSVFLFGKHVSTLNYPFIEVVRYIGIGKFIQHVDALLLIVWLPGTFIQLTTYLYTAALGASQWFGLKNYRQLVFPVGFIALVLSMWRTSGVEEFQIYLGTSHVIFDFFNIALGLLLFLTAWIRSRKGRRQAVAESNPAK; encoded by the coding sequence ATGATAGAGAAAGGTAAGATTTCCGCAGCGCAGCTAGGTCTTCTTTTTTATTCGGTAACGGCCTACGACGGAATCCTGTATATTCCGAAGGTAACAGGCAAGGAAGCCGGTCACGATTTGTGGTTATCCCCGATCTGGGCTCATCTGCTTGGTTTGCTATTTGTACTAGGAATGCTCCGGCTCAGCAGCAGGTTTCCGAAGGAGACCATCATTCAGTACAGCGTACGGCTGCTTGGACCTTGGGCCGGCAAAGCTGTAGGGCTTGTAGTCATACTATACGGTATTAATCTGACGTCTGTTATATTGAGGGAATTTGGCGACTTTATTTCGGCCGTCTTTTTACGTGAAACGCCACCCCTAATCGCCATTGGCGGGATTGTCTTGCTTGTAGCCTACGCCGTCAGAGGAGGTCTGGAGGTTTTAGGTCGGCTAGCAGAACTGTTCCTGCCGATAACCTTCCTGGTGTTCGGACTGCTGATCATCTTGTCAATTCCGGAATGGGACGTAAATAATATTCTCCCCGTTATGGGTGAAGGGATCGCTCCTTCCATTAAGGGCGCCCTTGTCCCGTTCAGCTGGTTCTCCGGTTATTTGATGCTTGGTCTATATTTTCCGTTCGTGTCGAATCAGAAGAAAACGACAGTGTGCATAGTATTAACTTGGTTTGCTCTCATGGTTACCTTGTCAGTCTCCGGGCTTGTATCCGTTTTTCTCTTCGGCAAGCATGTCAGCACATTGAATTATCCGTTTATCGAAGTCGTTCGGTATATAGGAATAGGTAAATTTATCCAGCATGTTGACGCCTTGCTGCTAATCGTGTGGCTCCCCGGAACGTTCATTCAGTTAACCACCTATCTGTATACGGCCGCATTGGGGGCCAGCCAGTGGTTCGGACTCAAAAACTACCGCCAGCTTGTGTTTCCGGTAGGCTTCATTGCGCTGGTGCTGAGTATGTGGCGAACTTCCGGCGTTGAAGAATTCCAAATCTATTTGGGAACGAGCCATGTTATTTTTGATTTTTTCAACATCGCTCTTGGTCTTCTGCTGTTCTTAACGGCGTGGATTCGAAGCCGCAAAGGCAGGCGGCAGGCTGTGGCTGAGTCAAATCCGGCAAAGTGA
- a CDS encoding spore germination protein, which yields MQTRSASTGSFELKDRTALVPELDLNIEAFKRVLGEADDVSFRPFLIGGTIRAELVNIPSMSNRQEIDNNVLKPLMQSGDESSNDLQSVKMRLLPVMSADEAGTIEECAGQLIKGYPVLLVDGCAGALLLGLVQWDKRSIEEPQTETSLRGPREGFTESITTNLSQLRRRIRSVKLQVQSYSIGSYTGTEVCIAYIDGLAKPSLLHEVQSRLERINIDSVLETGYIEELTEDNPYSPFPQQQFTERVDVAAGSLLEGRIVLLVDGTPDVLIVPATLATLLQAADDYYNRTVYSSFLRFLRYWTLMLSMILPAVYVAILNFHHEMVPGKLLASIASAREEIPFPTFVEVMMMQLAFEVLREAGLRLPRQIGSAVTIVGALVVGEAAVSAGLVSAPIVIIIAFTGIAGFTAPHYSLEFAIRLLRLPLIILGGTLGLLGVSFGLIAIAIHLCMLRSYGVPFMSPFAPFVPNEMKDTMIRAPLWKMSRRPGFSSLQNRHRLAPGQKPGSSKGGGN from the coding sequence ATGCAGACACGTTCTGCTTCAACTGGCAGCTTTGAATTGAAGGACCGCACTGCTCTGGTTCCTGAGTTAGACCTCAATATAGAGGCCTTCAAAAGAGTATTAGGTGAAGCCGATGACGTTTCGTTTCGCCCGTTTTTGATCGGCGGAACGATCAGGGCTGAGCTCGTCAATATTCCTAGCATGTCGAACAGGCAGGAGATCGACAATAATGTCTTGAAGCCTCTCATGCAATCCGGGGATGAATCAAGCAACGATCTGCAATCGGTCAAAATGCGCCTCCTCCCCGTCATGTCTGCCGATGAGGCCGGGACTATTGAGGAATGTGCCGGGCAATTAATCAAAGGGTATCCCGTTCTCCTTGTGGACGGTTGTGCCGGGGCTTTACTTTTAGGACTCGTTCAATGGGACAAGCGCAGTATAGAAGAGCCCCAGACTGAAACATCGCTGCGGGGGCCGCGGGAAGGCTTCACCGAATCCATCACGACCAATCTCTCGCAGTTACGGCGGAGAATCCGGAGCGTTAAGCTGCAAGTACAATCGTACAGCATTGGCAGCTATACGGGGACTGAAGTCTGCATTGCTTATATTGACGGATTGGCTAAACCTTCCCTGTTACATGAGGTGCAAAGCAGGCTCGAACGTATCAATATTGACAGCGTACTAGAGACCGGGTACATAGAAGAACTGACAGAAGACAATCCATACTCGCCGTTTCCGCAGCAGCAATTTACGGAACGGGTGGATGTGGCAGCAGGGAGCTTGCTCGAAGGCCGTATCGTTCTCCTGGTGGACGGCACCCCTGATGTGCTCATTGTTCCGGCAACGCTGGCGACGCTTTTACAGGCTGCAGACGATTATTACAACCGGACAGTATACTCCAGCTTTTTACGGTTTTTGCGGTACTGGACGCTAATGTTATCCATGATACTTCCGGCAGTGTACGTTGCGATTTTAAATTTTCATCATGAAATGGTGCCGGGCAAGTTGTTGGCTAGCATTGCCTCAGCGCGTGAGGAAATCCCGTTTCCGACTTTCGTAGAAGTGATGATGATGCAGCTCGCGTTCGAGGTGCTGCGTGAAGCCGGACTCCGCCTTCCAAGGCAAATCGGTTCAGCGGTTACGATCGTCGGAGCGCTGGTCGTAGGAGAAGCCGCCGTGTCGGCCGGGCTAGTGTCGGCACCGATCGTTATTATTATTGCCTTCACAGGCATTGCGGGATTTACGGCTCCTCATTATTCTCTGGAGTTCGCCATTCGTCTATTGAGGCTGCCGCTTATTATCCTTGGGGGGACGCTGGGCCTGCTCGGGGTATCGTTTGGCCTTATCGCCATTGCGATACATCTGTGCATGCTCCGCTCTTACGGCGTCCCCTTCATGTCTCCTTTCGCGCCTTTTGTGCCAAATGAAATGAAGGATACCATGATTCGGGCCCCTCTGTGGAAAATGTCAAGGCGTCCCGGTTTTAGCAGCTTGCAGAACCGCCACCGGCTGGCGCCAGGGCAGAAGCCGGGCTCAAGCAAAGGAGGCGGGAACTGA
- a CDS encoding helix-turn-helix transcriptional regulator has product MTDGEETEMRAVSSYWSTRSEDLNRGFVHPPLDYEQELLEAIRMGNESKALEALHKINTLEAATLAGYPLRSKKNSLIASCTLFTRAIIRGGVNPETAFQLSDTIIRDIENTAGLEQLLLFEYEMVLQFIAIMKREKEILHYSHIVNLSIYYIREHICRELTLGRIARHAGVHPSYLSDRFKRETGMALTEFINRRRIEESKSILIHSNQSISDISLMFKLCSQSYYTQLFKKYTGKTPGQYRKERG; this is encoded by the coding sequence ATGACTGATGGGGAGGAAACGGAGATGAGGGCGGTGTCCTCTTATTGGTCAACAAGGTCCGAGGATCTCAACAGGGGGTTTGTTCATCCGCCGCTGGACTATGAGCAGGAGCTTCTGGAAGCGATCCGGATGGGCAATGAGTCCAAGGCACTGGAGGCGTTGCACAAAATTAATACGCTGGAGGCCGCCACGCTGGCCGGCTACCCGCTCCGCTCCAAGAAGAACTCGTTGATTGCCTCCTGCACCTTGTTTACAAGGGCGATTATCCGCGGCGGCGTGAACCCGGAAACGGCTTTTCAATTAAGCGATACGATCATCCGCGACATTGAAAACACGGCCGGCCTCGAACAGCTGCTTCTTTTTGAATATGAGATGGTGCTGCAGTTCATTGCCATTATGAAAAGAGAGAAGGAGATTCTGCACTATTCCCACATCGTTAATTTGTCCATCTATTATATCCGCGAGCATATTTGCCGTGAGCTGACACTGGGGAGGATTGCCCGGCATGCCGGCGTTCACCCGAGCTATCTCTCGGACCGCTTCAAACGCGAGACGGGAATGGCCCTTACCGAATTCATCAACCGCCGGAGAATTGAAGAGTCCAAGTCGATTCTAATCCACAGCAACCAGTCCATCTCTGACATTTCGCTGATGTTCAAGCTCTGCAGCCAAAGCTATTACACACAGCTGTTCAAAAAATACACCGGGAAAACGCCCGGACAGTACCGTAAAGAGCGCGGCTGA
- a CDS encoding Ger(x)C family spore germination protein, protein MAATVLLFSTGCWDRKEVNDLAIVTTAGLDLKNNGEIELTLEIVHPKEVGGDTQQSKSKSKSKSSSKSSGSTLIWSASGATAADAASELQVKLSRTVYWGQLEILVIGEALSRSQLREQLDYLVRDSNVRLRVRPFVCKGTARDFLASDPPLEKTKADFLGGESKRLFRRAITLNSLVQDLGNISKEAFLPYVDTTQDGGESVPYVKGYAAFSSYRMAGLIQGESYSGAKWILKQVKGDVETVKLERPSSPLISLGVLSSSTRIDPKFAGEIPRMDIVIEAEMSLVQNTTRFKTTDSKFIRNVEEAAVDKIRKKAEITIKQAQRMKADIFGFGEEIERHNPRKWKHIHDQWERMYPLVQANVQVKVRIRQTGMNSVPVGKS, encoded by the coding sequence ATGGCGGCAACCGTTTTACTGTTTTCGACGGGCTGCTGGGATCGTAAGGAAGTGAATGATCTGGCGATTGTAACGACAGCCGGTTTAGACCTGAAAAACAATGGGGAGATTGAATTAACACTGGAGATTGTCCATCCAAAGGAGGTAGGAGGGGATACACAACAGAGCAAGAGTAAGAGTAAGAGTAAGAGCAGCTCTAAAAGCAGCGGTTCGACTCTGATTTGGTCCGCTTCAGGCGCAACTGCTGCGGATGCTGCTTCTGAGCTGCAGGTTAAGCTGTCCCGCACTGTTTATTGGGGGCAGCTTGAAATATTGGTCATCGGAGAGGCGTTGTCCCGCAGCCAGCTCAGGGAACAGCTGGATTATCTTGTCCGCGACAGCAATGTCCGTCTGCGGGTCCGGCCATTTGTCTGCAAAGGGACCGCACGCGATTTTCTCGCTTCTGACCCCCCGCTCGAAAAGACTAAAGCGGATTTTCTGGGCGGTGAATCCAAGCGCCTCTTTCGCCGGGCCATAACGCTTAACAGCCTTGTACAGGATCTCGGAAATATTTCAAAGGAGGCATTTTTACCTTATGTGGATACCACGCAAGACGGCGGGGAAAGCGTCCCATATGTGAAAGGTTATGCTGCCTTCTCTAGCTACCGTATGGCCGGATTGATTCAAGGCGAGTCCTACTCCGGGGCTAAATGGATATTGAAACAAGTAAAAGGCGACGTTGAGACGGTGAAGCTGGAGCGGCCCTCTTCTCCGCTCATTTCACTTGGAGTCCTTTCTTCCAGCACCCGGATCGATCCTAAATTTGCGGGTGAAATACCGCGTATGGACATTGTGATCGAAGCCGAAATGAGCCTCGTGCAAAATACGACTCGCTTTAAAACAACGGATTCGAAATTTATCCGCAATGTTGAAGAGGCGGCGGTCGACAAAATCCGCAAAAAGGCGGAGATAACCATCAAGCAAGCCCAAAGGATGAAGGCTGACATTTTCGGCTTCGGCGAAGAGATCGAACGCCACAATCCACGGAAATGGAAACATATCCATGACCAATGGGAGCGAATGTATCCTTTGGTACAAGCCAACGTGCAGGTTAAGGTGAGAATCCGGCAAACCGGGATGAATAGTGTGCCCGTCGGCAAATCCTGA
- a CDS encoding glycoside hydrolase family 65 protein: MSWSISGHGLSADALLNLESIFALGNGYLGVRGNFEEGYANPDLQSIRGTYLNAFHDVIRIPYGEKLFAFPDNQQKLVNVIDAQDVRIYIGEEEELVTLTEESILGYERILHLDKGYSERRVHWKSSTGKELKLRFRRLVSFTHKELFAIDIYIEPVNFTGRIKVVSRVNGEVSNYSNPNDPRVAAGHSKLLSVAGCGVQEEFLYVEDKTSVSALHTCCVTRHQWDGNWQTEAHASAAEGTVTATAELRGPLNLTKWNIYTDTLRHEEHLVEKGIGLHKALQGMSMDDLLTEQQAYLQDFWKRSDVVIENDQLLQEGIRFNLYQLLQSAGRDGHSNISAKGLSGEGYEGHYFWDTEIYMLPVFLMTSPERARQLLLYRYSKLEQARNRAKEMGHARGALFPWRTIAGTECSSFFPSGTAQYHISADVAYSYIQYYLAEEDQEFLLDYGAEVLFETARLWMEIGHYHEGKFHIDEVTGPDEYTCLVNNNYYTNVMAKYNLKWAARSYEVLQHSQNNGLQELCSRLGVTPEEVNRWQQAAEAMLLPYDSELGINPQDDTFLRKAVWDFENTPRDRYPLLLHYHPLTLYRYQVCKQADTLLAHFLLEDEQTEETIRRSYDYYEAITTHDSSLSSCIFSIMASKVGYHDKAYEYFIETARLDLDNTHGNTKDGLHMANMGGTWMAIVFGFAGMRLKESGLSLSPAIPDGWTKYAFRLTFRGRLIAVTIGRTDVELELLEGGALTLTLYGQPVELSPGATVRQTLIP, from the coding sequence ATGAGTTGGAGCATTTCGGGCCACGGACTTTCGGCAGATGCCCTGCTGAATTTAGAAAGCATTTTTGCGCTGGGCAACGGTTATTTGGGCGTACGGGGCAATTTTGAAGAGGGTTACGCCAACCCGGACCTTCAGAGCATCCGCGGCACCTATCTTAACGCTTTTCATGATGTAATCCGCATTCCTTACGGCGAGAAGCTGTTCGCTTTCCCCGACAATCAGCAGAAGCTGGTGAATGTGATCGACGCCCAGGATGTGCGCATCTATATCGGTGAAGAAGAGGAGCTTGTAACGCTTACGGAAGAGAGTATTCTGGGTTACGAGCGTATCCTGCATCTGGACAAGGGTTATTCGGAGCGCAGAGTGCATTGGAAATCGTCCACCGGCAAAGAGCTGAAGCTTCGCTTTCGCAGACTCGTATCCTTTACGCACAAAGAATTATTCGCAATCGATATTTACATTGAGCCGGTAAATTTCACGGGCCGGATCAAGGTGGTATCCCGGGTGAACGGCGAGGTCAGCAACTACAGCAATCCGAATGATCCCCGGGTCGCCGCCGGACACTCCAAGCTTCTGTCTGTTGCCGGCTGCGGCGTACAAGAGGAATTTTTGTATGTGGAAGATAAGACTTCCGTATCGGCACTACACACTTGCTGTGTAACCCGGCATCAATGGGATGGAAACTGGCAGACCGAGGCGCACGCCAGCGCTGCGGAAGGAACGGTTACCGCCACAGCAGAGCTGCGCGGACCGCTGAATCTGACCAAATGGAACATCTACACGGACACTTTGCGCCATGAAGAGCACTTGGTGGAAAAAGGCATCGGACTTCACAAAGCGCTTCAGGGAATGTCGATGGATGACCTTCTGACAGAGCAGCAGGCGTATTTGCAGGATTTCTGGAAAAGATCCGATGTGGTGATTGAAAATGACCAGTTGCTCCAGGAGGGAATCCGTTTCAACCTGTACCAGCTGCTGCAATCCGCAGGACGGGACGGGCACAGCAATATTTCAGCCAAAGGATTATCGGGTGAAGGCTATGAGGGGCATTATTTCTGGGATACCGAAATTTATATGCTGCCTGTGTTTCTGATGACCTCCCCGGAAAGGGCGCGGCAGCTTCTGCTCTACCGGTATTCCAAATTGGAGCAGGCCCGAAACCGGGCCAAGGAAATGGGCCATGCCCGGGGGGCGCTGTTCCCGTGGCGGACGATCGCCGGGACGGAATGCTCCTCCTTCTTCCCGTCGGGTACGGCGCAATATCATATTAGTGCAGACGTGGCTTACAGCTACATCCAGTACTATCTGGCGGAAGAGGACCAGGAATTTCTGCTGGACTACGGGGCTGAAGTACTGTTCGAAACGGCCCGGCTGTGGATGGAAATTGGCCATTACCACGAGGGCAAATTCCATATTGACGAGGTAACAGGGCCGGATGAGTACACCTGCTTAGTCAATAACAATTACTATACCAATGTTATGGCCAAATATAATTTGAAATGGGCTGCCCGCAGCTATGAAGTTTTGCAGCACAGCCAAAATAATGGCCTTCAGGAATTGTGCAGCCGGCTTGGGGTTACCCCGGAGGAAGTGAACCGTTGGCAGCAGGCCGCCGAAGCTATGCTGCTTCCCTATGACAGTGAGCTCGGGATCAACCCCCAGGACGATACCTTCCTCCGCAAAGCAGTATGGGATTTCGAAAATACGCCCAGGGACCGCTACCCGTTGCTGCTGCATTATCACCCGTTGACGTTATACCGCTATCAGGTATGCAAGCAGGCGGATACGCTGTTGGCCCATTTTTTACTTGAGGATGAACAGACGGAAGAGACCATCCGGCGTTCGTATGACTATTACGAGGCCATCACCACCCACGACTCCTCTTTGTCATCCTGCATTTTCAGTATTATGGCCTCCAAAGTCGGCTATCATGACAAGGCCTACGAATACTTTATCGAGACGGCCCGGCTTGATCTCGACAATACGCACGGCAACACCAAAGACGGGCTGCACATGGCTAACATGGGCGGAACCTGGATGGCCATCGTCTTCGGCTTTGCCGGGATGAGACTGAAAGAAAGCGGGCTGTCGTTGTCCCCGGCCATTCCGGACGGATGGACAAAATATGCGTTTCGCCTGACCTTCCGCGGGCGGCTGATCGCAGTAACCATCGGTCGTACGGATGTTGAGCTGGAATTGCTGGAGGGCGGCGCCCTGACGCTGACCTTGTATGGACAGCCGGTTGAGCTAAGTCCGGGAGCCACTGTCAGACAGACGTTAATCCCCTAG